CATACGAGGCTTTGACTCGATGCCAAGGATGCAggaagagaagagaatgaAAGGGAAAAAATGGTCGCACCTCATAACTCAGCATTCTACGGTAAAAGTTGTGAAAACTCTTTCTCCGGTATGCAAACTACGCGTTTCCGAGCGACCCGTATGTCGACATCGGCTCGATTTCAGAATTGAGAAATTCCCGCAGCTATATATTccgacaaaaaatgaaaaagaaaattgcacGGAGAAATTGCTCTATCTGTAATATCGAGTTGAAGCCTTTCAAACTCTTTGCGTTGCATGTAGTATAATTTCGCAATTTAATATTACgcttaaaaatttgttaattaacCGATTTATCCCACACCAATGAGAACCGGAATGGCGTTAATTATCGTTCTTTTAGGCGATGCAAAGTGTGAGAGCTTCGTTCATTCGGTATATAATTCAGGTTTTAGGCAAACCTGTGTACATAATatgtgtatttgaaaattaaaacaactctaaatatacacatacaggTGGGTAAAATTACTCGAGGTCAGAAATTCGTCGTGGTGCAATGACATTTAGTCGTGGGAACTTTTTGTCAGTACTTCTTATATACCTAGCCGCACTATTATTGCTCGGTAATACGGCGTTGCGTCACTTTTTGAGACATTAGGCATTTAGCGGAGTACAGTAATTTTAGGCGTTGATACTCCTTTGCGGATGCAACCAAACCTACGTAACTGTAACTTCAGTTGTTTATATGCAGGCGCATTAGTGATTGAGCCAATTTGTAACTATTTTAAGAATAAAATCGAAACTTTTCTCAACTCGTTTTAGTTTGTCAATAGGTAGCTAAgcaataaacattttttagcaAAGTAATTGGACCGTGGTTATGTCCCAAGTTTATTTCTATATatggtttaattttttttagcaatcCCACGCTTCAAAAAAGTAGATTTTATAGAATTCAACCAATCGTTGAGCAGAGTTTTCGTAGTTGGGCTTAGGAATATAAAAGTATGGACGAGTATGGGAAAAATAGCAATTTGTCGGTTGCTGTAGAACTGTTATCAGTTGTTGATCGTCAAATaacgtgaatgaaaaaatgcatTGACGCATTGAAGAGGTCGAGTTACTGAGAAAATGTCCACCTCCAGGGAATTCATGTCTGCCCTGATGGTGAAACGAAACTTgtatggatttaaaaaaaagccaaTTCTGCAATAGAACATAATCCAGCATGCCGAAAATCGGATAGCtacaaaaattgcaaaatgaaatgaatcaGGGCCTTGGGACATATTATTTTGGTCGATACGTTGCGTAATGAGTAGGTATAATTTCGATTTCCCCATTTCTTTCGGTTACCAGAGTGGTTTTACCAGGGGCCGACTCAACGTGCCTGCAGACGATAAAATGGAGAGAATTTCCAGGGCGGTGAAGGTGAACGTAATCTGGTTTAGCTTGAAGTGTTTGCGTAGTATGCCAGATAGATTTACGCGTTCATTTCTCAGCTCGCAGCGGGCCGACCACACCCAAACACCTTTCTCGTATTCTCTATAATCCGTACCAGCTAAGATCGAGCGAAACGCGCATATCAAGCCGGATAAACAGCGTGGAGCGCCGCGATGACATAAGTCCGAGTTGCGATAagtttttgctcgccattaaCTGGTAAGAATTGTTTTCAGAATAAAAGGCTGTAGtaatataaatgaattgaGAATTATATCTTTTTCTGCGTAACAACATTCCCAGCTTTCGCCGCTGCTGAACTTGTGCGTGAAACCGGAACGTCCGTTTGCATATGCATCGTTTCAGTttgcgaataattaaataagTCATACATATTATGGCGCAGGAATCAGCCTTCTTAAAGTCGCAGTTGcgtaattcaatttcaccccATTCTcagttgtaaaatattttattcggGAAACGGTATTATGGTATACGATAAGAATATAATTACTCCTAACTGttctgtatgtatgtacatacacgaTCATGGCATGCAACGAAGCCAAGATTTTACACGCGTATAGACTATCCTTGTGAGAAAGCTGGACGCAAAGAGGTGTCGTTGTGCAATTCGCATAGCTTGTCTTAGAAATTTGTCTGAGTCAGAATATCTGCGATACAGTGTGTCTTTACGTCTGAGAATACTTTTTGCAAGTCTTACCAACAAGCGATCTAACACGCGATGGATTCTCAACATTTTATTAATCGCACTATCCAGTCATTGATATGGGGAGAATGAAATAGAAGTTGTCGTATAGCTATGCTAATTCCTATCAACTGCAAAGGGAGAAAAAGGATAATGATCATGATTGGTACTCGGAAAATACGTtcgttttctctttatttAGATTTAATTAGACATTAAAATAACCTAGTGACAGACGGGCGAGCTCTGCGAGTATTTCGGTGACAAGATCGCGAGAAGTAGTTAGCGGGGTTTTCGCCATCCGTACAAAGCTCCAAAGAAGCTTCCCCTTTGGCTCTCATCGACGCGAGCCCGTCCTTCGTTTCTAGTAATAGCCGAAGCTGATGTCGTGAAGCGGAGCAGCGCCTCCCTGCGGAAGCGCGTAGTCTCTCGCGAGTTGGTCGAGGATACCGCCGCCTTGGCTGCGAGCCTGAGGTTGGGGCCTGGGGGCAGAGACTGGTGCGGGGCTGAACTGAACGGGGCCCTGAGAGTTGAACTGCGGGCGAGCGGGTTCAGGATCATCGTATGCCTGGGCCTGGTGGACGGGGGCGGGTCTGGTGGCGTAGCCGATTTCCTGACGGCTCTGGGGCAGCGGGGCGGGGGCGGCGTGGGCGAAGACGGGGGCCTGGGGGGCCTGATGGGTTGGGATACGGGCCCGAGGGTTCTGCTGGGGTGCGTAGATCGCCTGGGTCTGGGCCTGCTGAGGTTGGTACTGCTGGACCGGGGCCTGGGGCTGGGGGCGGTACTGCTGTTGGGGTTGGGGCTGGGGGGCGAACTGCGCACGTTCGTAGGCCTGCTGCTGGCGAAGGGAGGCGGCGGCGGGGGTGGGTCTTATCTGGGGCCGAGCGGGAGCGGGTTGCTGGTAGTCGGAGTAGTCTTGGTAGTTGGTGTTGACGTTGTGGAGGCCCTCCTTGTTCGTAGTCTCGTCGACGAGGGTCGGGGGTGCGACGGTGATGCCCTCGCCGGAAGGCTGGAAGCCGTACTTGTTCGCTCCGTACTCGACGACGCGGACCTTCCCCGTGTCGTCTACGAATCCGTACTTGCCCTTGACCTCGCCTGTCGGCAGCTTAGTCTCGATCTTGAATGAGCCGTCACCACCCTCGAAACCGTAGGTGTACGAGCCGTCCTCGTTGTGCCTGTTTATCTGCTTCAGGATCGCAACTGGCGTCGGCTTCGGTGCAGATGGCGCTGATGCTCTTTGCGCAGGCGCCGGCGCTGCTGCGTAACTTCGCGGCGTCGGGTGCGCCGGTCGCGGCGATTCGTAGTCCGCGTACTCGTCGCCGTATGCGTTTCCACCCTGCTGGTACTGCTGGCCGGATACCAACGCCACGGCCAAGGTCACCACCACTATCTGGAAAAATAATGAGACACGGGTTATTGTTTGAGTTGTAGTTCCATGATCTacgtttgttcttttttttttcacttttcagtGAAGTAACCGTTCTTAATCGAAACGTTATAATTCAGGTGACTTGAACCTGATAAACCAACACGTGCAATTGTAAACAGTTtaggattttgaaatttcactttccaccaatttggaatttcagttttcaataACGCTACGAGTCGTCCAATCGATTTTCAACCAACGCTAATCCTACAATTATCATCGCACTGTCACCACTTCAGACTCGTGGCACAGCTGCTAGCGCAGTCAGCGTTTCTCGAGAACGTGTTCTTCGTCATCGCATGACCTTGCGAGGAAGCCATGGAGAGAGGACCGCGCGCACTTCCCAGCGGACCAGGATTCATGGGGGATTGTAGAGGGTTTTTCATCGAGTTTGAAAAGCTCGGCGCCTGAGGCGTTGTGCGGCAGCAGATTTTCGGAGCTATTGGAAGTCCGCAGTTGTCGCGACCTTGCTGCGCCCTGGGGCACGAGGCCTCAAGCTTCCGACGCTCGGACACGAGATCTTCGAACCAAAGGTCTCGGCCGCCCTTCAGAAGCAGGTAAGAAACAAGGACCAAAAGGCAGTACGTCATCGTCGACGTCGGGGAGAGGAGCTCCCATAGGAAACACGGGATGCTGGTGCTCGTCGGGCAGCATAGGCGGGTCAGCATGCTGCCGTTTGGGTTGAACGTATTTCGGATTCTTAAGTgcaacttattttttttttttttctattctttatTTACCCGGAAAGTTTTTGCCACGTAAAAATTTACAGGTTCGGCCGAAGACGTGTCGCGATGACAGAAGAGGGTCTTGCTAATTTATCAAAGCTACTCCGAGCTTCTCTCCTCGCGTGATTGGGCTtcgtttattttacttttttttgttaatcacGTCAACGGTGTTTTACCCCTTTCTTGCGGTCACTTCCATTTTCGAGTTTGAAGGTTACCCGTTTTTGGCTTGCGAAACGCGCTTTTTCACCCGCACCTCGAACGCTCTGCAATCTTGTTAAAACTATTCCACCGATAGTCAGCGTGCACGCGGTCAGCACGAGGCATTGCAGGCCATATTCGAGGCTGACAATTTTCGTAACCAAAAATACGTACATCCAACCCATCGTCGCACCGTTGTCGGGATAATGGCAACTGCCGATAAAAATTTGCCAAGCAAACGGTTTTGACGAACGGTTATCGTTTTCTGGAGACGCCTACTCGATGTCGATTCAAGTGTCGTGAAACGGTCTTTtgtcatgaattatttattacctCAACGCTGCAACAGGAATAACTTGCTCAGTGGATAAcacgtttgaatttatttattgagaGATTTATAGCGCGCCGTAGAGATTCAGTCTGATTTATTTATCCTCACCCGGTCATTGATTCACCGCGTTTAATTCGTTATTCATCGCGATAGCGATGTTACTTTTACTCTTGTTTTACTACGGTTAATACTACGTTCCACGGTGCTAGCGGTGATCATTCAATTGCGGGTCTTACTCGGCGAACGAACCGGGGAGCTTTCGTAGCcagataaaataatatatttaatcgTAGGAGTCATGTACTCGGTACACGGAATGTAAAAGCGAACGAACTTACGTAAGCTTGTGGTCGTGCGCAAGACCGCGACCGATTCGAAGTAAACTACAACTTATCGTTTTTGCCCATATGTACGCAAAGAGAAACACTTGGACTCGATTCGTCGTGTTAAATTAACTTTCAATCACTCGTTTGCTCAATCATTACTCGAGGAACATAAATCCTCAATATCATCGTctaatgataattttcaattaatcggAAAATCGATGTGATCGGGTTAAACAAACTTTGACCAATTCAGAAAAAACGTCAGATTGAGACAATTTTTCAGTCATTGAAATCCAGTGGtatttaaattcaatatttcgCGGTATCTTATTATATTTAGAAAAGAAACCGATCATCGAATTAACAGAAACAATTTGTGTGCAAACAAGTTTTTAAAACAATGATTTGAATCTTGTACGACTAATTCGATACTGCCAAGAGTTCGCTTAAAAGTCATACAGGCAGAGACGAAATCATTTTAGAGAAAATTCATCTGTTCACGAGGTTGAGGCTTGATATACCGCACTACGTCGTACGTCATACTATTTTGGATTCCCTGTTGTTTTAGAATCGAACATTACAAAGCGTCTGAATTTCTACTCTTCTCACTCGTAACAAAATTCTCCATACCGATCACCTCAACGTCTCCGGACCGTTCCAACATCATCACTGTCCTCCGAACGGTAGCATATTGAACGTACGTCGCTCTGAATATTCCGCACAATAATTTTGCACACTCACACGCGGCggttacatatatattatagatgGCGAACATCTCGCAAGCGTAAGACGTTGGCACACGcgattaattataattcacGCTGAGATGGATATACCGGCGACACTAAATTGGTACGTACCGTTGCAAGGGCCCGCATGCTGTCCAGTCTGCCTGCAgtgtatgtgtgtgtttttGTGTATTGGCAGCCAGGCTGGTGTATCAGCCTGCAATCGGTCGGGGTCCCCTCATATATACCCTAGACTTCTCCCTCGACCCCGCCATTCCCGCCATCCCCGACGGCTCCGGGGACTTTCACTGTTGCTGTTGGACTCCCGGTTTTGCACCGGCTGTCCGCCCGCTTCGTCACTTCGTAACCACACTTCGGGCCCTCAATTTTGGCCCCATATTTTGGTTCGCGCACCTGCCCGGCTCCAGGGTAATAAATTCGTCGTACCGAATCTCGATGCAATGTCCCTTTTTCCCCCCCTTAAAATTAAGCCGAGTCATCTCTAGTGGAC
Above is a genomic segment from Neodiprion pinetum isolate iyNeoPine1 chromosome 1, iyNeoPine1.2, whole genome shotgun sequence containing:
- the Cpr97Ea gene encoding uncharacterized protein Cpr97Ea — protein: MRALATIVVVTLAVALVSGQQYQQGGNAYGDEYADYESPRPAHPTPRSYAAAPAPAQRASAPSAPKPTPVAILKQINRHNEDGSYTYGFEGGDGSFKIETKLPTGEVKGKYGFVDDTGKVRVVEYGANKYGFQPSGEGITVAPPTLVDETTNKEGLHNVNTNYQDYSDYQQPAPARPQIRPTPAAASLRQQQAYERAQFAPQPQPQQQYRPQPQAPVQQYQPQQAQTQAIYAPQQNPRARIPTHQAPQAPVFAHAAPAPLPQSRQEIGYATRPAPVHQAQAYDDPEPARPQFNSQGPVQFSPAPVSAPRPQPQARSQGGGILDQLARDYALPQGGAAPLHDISFGYY